Proteins co-encoded in one Deltaproteobacteria bacterium genomic window:
- a CDS encoding tripartite tricarboxylate transporter substrate binding protein produces the protein MRTKFFIFGFLILFAWCTIGTAADFPQRPIRMIIPWSAGGGSDVLCRAFQPAIEKELGQRMLIENIPAGSTKVGTMELLKAKPDGYTLLFSNEAWISRYYAKTYDTKVWEQMTPIGNVTSEPLAFVEVRAESPFKTWGDLVKAAKENPGKLSCGNPGVGSPLDIVFKEITEQTGINVRYVPFAGGGKSKIAMLGGHVDFRLCQPPEAIAMIRAGKSRGLAVSTDKRMKALTDVPTFKELGLKGGEMYTIIRGVWGPPNMPPALVKTITRMIEKATKDPAFIKIAQDEFLYTVDYRSPEQVKAFVLKFDKEFGPKLAEINK, from the coding sequence ATGAGAACTAAATTTTTTATTTTCGGATTTCTAATTCTTTTTGCCTGGTGTACTATCGGGACGGCCGCGGATTTTCCGCAAAGACCGATCCGCATGATCATCCCCTGGAGTGCGGGGGGAGGAAGTGACGTCCTGTGCCGGGCTTTCCAGCCAGCCATTGAAAAAGAACTGGGTCAGAGAATGCTGATTGAAAACATCCCCGCCGGATCAACCAAGGTGGGCACTATGGAGCTGTTGAAGGCCAAACCGGACGGATACACCCTGCTCTTTTCCAATGAAGCCTGGATCTCCCGGTACTACGCCAAGACCTACGATACCAAGGTCTGGGAACAGATGACGCCCATCGGCAATGTCACCTCCGAACCCCTGGCCTTTGTCGAGGTCCGGGCCGAATCGCCCTTTAAAACCTGGGGAGACCTGGTGAAGGCGGCCAAGGAGAATCCCGGCAAATTGTCCTGCGGGAACCCCGGGGTCGGATCGCCGTTGGATATCGTCTTTAAGGAAATCACCGAACAAACGGGCATCAATGTACGGTATGTACCCTTTGCCGGAGGCGGCAAATCCAAAATCGCCATGCTCGGAGGACACGTTGATTTTCGGCTCTGTCAACCGCCGGAAGCCATCGCCATGATCCGGGCCGGAAAATCCAGGGGGCTGGCGGTTTCCACGGATAAAAGGATGAAGGCCCTCACGGACGTTCCCACCTTCAAGGAACTGGGACTAAAGGGCGGGGAAATGTATACGATTATCCGCGGTGTCTGGGGACCTCCCAATATGCCCCCCGCCCTGGTCAAAACAATCACCAGGATGATCGAAAAGGCCACAAAAGATCCGGCCTTCATCAAGATCGCCCAGGATGAATTCCTCTACACCGTGGACTATCGATCGCCCGAACAGGTGAAGGCCTTTGTGCTGAAATTCGATAAGGAATTCGGGCCGAAATTGGCGGAAATCAACAAATAG